The Chitinophagales bacterium genomic sequence TCTCAACTCGCTTATTCATATCCTGGTCTTCCTGTGTAAACTCATTTGGACGCAAGGGACGGGTTTTACCATAGCCTTCGAAAGTGAGGCGTTTAGGGTCTATACCTTTCTTCACCAGGTAATCATATATATACTTTGCGCGGTTTACAGATAACTTCTCTTCACCCGTATCCATATCCAGTGCATCTACCAATGGATGAACGCAACATACATGCCCTTCTATACGTATCTCCAGCCTGGCATTCTCATCCAGCATTTCAAATAATCTTATCATTTCCGGCTGAGACTCAGGTACAACAATATGCCTGCCTGTGTAAAAGAAAATCTTATCCAGCACAAACAGCTGACCTACATACAAACTATCCGGGTTAAAATCAACCGCAGTATTCAGCTTTATAGCTTCTCTTGACGAGATAAAAACAGGTTCCTTTTTTTTCTCATTTATCTCCTTATGAGTTACGACAGGCATTTTCACTTCTTTCTCCAGCAATACAACA encodes the following:
- a CDS encoding OmpA family protein — translated: MKNAFAFSDTTHIYFRLDIRALDEQAKQRIDSLLYMDVINQQQELLIVGYADYLGSNGYNDTLSSDRANNVKAYLQSMGIPGEHITLCVGKGEIPRDMNMPDGYAPDRRVDVVLLEKEVKMPVVTHKEINEKKKEPVFISSREAIKLNTAVDFNPDSLYVGQLFVLDKIFFYTGRHIVVPESQPEMIRLFEMLDENARLEIRIEGHVCCVHPLVDALDMDTGEEKLSVNRAKYIYDYLVKKGIDPKRLTFEGYGKTRPLRPNEFTQEDQDMNKRVEIRIMKL